A stretch of Lysinibacillus agricola DNA encodes these proteins:
- the glpK gene encoding glycerol kinase GlpK, whose product MSEKKYILALDQGTTSSRAILFNEKGSILHVAQQEFQQYFPQSGWVEHHAEEIWSSILSCIATVLSEKNIDSNQIAGIGITNQRETTVVWDKNTGKPIYNAIVWQSRQTNAICEELKENGYNDLFRDKTGLLIDAYFSGTKVKWILDNVEGAREKADAGDLLFGTIDTWLIWKLTGGKVHVTDYSNASRTLMYNIYDLKWDEEILDILGVPASMLPEVRPSSEVYGYTEEALFFGSAVPIAGAAGDQQAALFGQACFEEGMVKNTYGTGCFMLMNTGEKAVKSENGLLTTLAWGLNGKVTYALEGSIFVAGSAIQWLRDGLRMFRSAAESEQYAARVGSTDGVYVVPAFVGLGTPYWDSDVRGAVFGLTRGTSKEHFVRATLESLAYQTKDVLGAMEADANIPLAKLRVDGGAVANNFLMQFQSDLLNVPVDRPVISETTALGAAYLAGLAVGFWKSTDEISEYWNLDRQFTPNMDVSHREEAYAGWKKAVAAAQAFK is encoded by the coding sequence ATGTCAGAAAAAAAATATATTTTAGCTTTAGACCAAGGTACAACAAGCTCACGTGCTATCTTGTTTAATGAAAAAGGGAGCATTCTCCATGTTGCACAACAAGAATTCCAACAATATTTCCCACAATCTGGATGGGTTGAACATCACGCAGAAGAAATTTGGTCTTCCATTCTTTCTTGTATCGCTACGGTGCTTTCTGAAAAAAATATTGATTCAAATCAAATTGCTGGGATCGGTATTACAAACCAACGTGAAACAACAGTTGTTTGGGACAAAAATACAGGAAAACCAATTTATAATGCGATTGTCTGGCAATCACGCCAAACGAACGCTATTTGTGAGGAATTGAAAGAAAACGGTTACAATGACTTGTTCCGTGATAAAACAGGTTTATTAATCGATGCTTACTTCTCAGGAACAAAAGTAAAATGGATTTTAGACAATGTTGAAGGTGCTCGTGAAAAAGCAGATGCAGGCGATTTATTATTCGGTACAATTGATACGTGGTTAATATGGAAGTTAACAGGTGGTAAAGTACATGTTACGGATTATTCAAATGCTTCTCGTACATTAATGTACAACATTTATGATTTAAAATGGGATGAGGAAATATTAGACATTTTAGGCGTTCCTGCTTCTATGCTTCCTGAGGTTCGTCCTTCTTCAGAAGTATATGGATATACGGAGGAAGCGCTGTTCTTCGGCTCAGCTGTTCCGATTGCAGGGGCTGCGGGTGATCAACAAGCTGCACTATTCGGTCAGGCTTGCTTTGAGGAAGGTATGGTTAAAAACACTTACGGTACGGGCTGCTTTATGTTGATGAATACTGGTGAAAAGGCAGTGAAATCAGAAAATGGCTTATTAACTACGCTTGCTTGGGGCTTAAATGGCAAGGTAACTTATGCTTTAGAAGGAAGCATTTTCGTAGCTGGCTCTGCTATTCAATGGTTACGCGATGGCTTACGAATGTTCCGCTCAGCTGCTGAATCTGAGCAATATGCTGCACGTGTAGGTTCGACTGATGGAGTTTATGTAGTTCCTGCATTCGTTGGCTTAGGAACACCTTATTGGGATTCAGATGTACGAGGCGCTGTCTTCGGTTTAACTCGTGGTACATCTAAAGAACATTTTGTGCGTGCAACACTAGAATCGTTAGCTTATCAAACAAAAGACGTACTTGGTGCAATGGAAGCGGATGCAAATATTCCACTAGCGAAATTACGTGTGGATGGTGGTGCTGTTGCAAACAATTTCTTAATGCAATTCCAATCAGATTTATTAAATGTTCCTGTTGATCGTCCGGTCATTAGCGAAACAACAGCTTTAGGTGCAGCGTATTTAGCAGGCTTAGCAGTTGGCTTCTGGAAATCAACAGATGAAATTAGTGAGTATTGGAATTTAGATCGTCAATTCACACCTAATATGGATGTCTCGCATCGTGAAGAAGCTTATGCAGGCTGGAAAAAAGCCGTGGCAGCTGCTCAAGCGTTTAAATAA
- a CDS encoding AAA family ATPase, producing MLVEFRVKNCLSYKDETLFSMVAGSRIRKLKDTHTMKFDSFRLVKSAFIFGPNGSGKSNLFTAIKVLRSLLFNFENLNNVKQLRLPYQPFKLGGQQEKPTEFMLSLLLDGVLYDYEVQYNASQVLYEGLTKTTKSLKEKLFNRQWDGTEYLYETAESTALELTKYTRNNTAFLSVLNVFNDPDATKIFDWFLHKILFLDEANRLSSHPLIRKLEEEPFKKEVIKLLKIADFSIQDVTARRVERREKNTIGYDFDTPEVIQEVDVDLHYLSFDEAGAPIGTETINWTMDSKGTVRMLHLACIMIDAYNKGKTIFIDEFDTAFHVSICEFLMAIMNSKRNVTNQFVVTSHEIDLLDQSLRSDQIWFVNKSFKNESELYSLFDFADLQKKRGDISYAKRYLKGEFGATPVINEYLSDQYLKEVEVSEQ from the coding sequence ATGCTAGTAGAGTTTAGAGTGAAAAATTGCTTAAGTTATAAGGATGAAACGCTATTTTCGATGGTGGCGGGAAGCCGTATTCGAAAATTAAAGGACACACATACGATGAAATTTGACTCATTTCGCCTTGTAAAAAGTGCCTTTATTTTCGGACCAAATGGAAGTGGAAAATCGAACTTATTCACTGCTATTAAAGTGTTGCGTTCTTTGTTGTTTAACTTTGAAAATCTTAATAATGTTAAACAACTACGTTTGCCCTACCAGCCGTTTAAGTTAGGAGGTCAGCAGGAGAAACCGACAGAATTTATGCTTTCATTATTACTAGATGGGGTACTGTATGATTACGAGGTACAGTATAATGCATCACAGGTACTTTATGAAGGCCTAACTAAAACGACAAAATCCTTGAAAGAGAAGCTCTTTAATAGACAATGGGATGGGACAGAATATTTGTATGAAACTGCCGAAAGCACAGCGCTAGAGCTGACAAAATATACGCGTAATAATACAGCGTTCTTATCAGTATTAAATGTCTTTAATGACCCAGACGCTACGAAAATATTTGATTGGTTTTTACATAAAATACTGTTTTTAGATGAAGCAAATCGGTTATCAAGTCATCCGCTTATTCGTAAACTTGAAGAGGAGCCATTTAAGAAGGAAGTCATTAAGTTACTAAAGATTGCAGACTTTTCTATTCAAGATGTGACAGCAAGACGAGTTGAGCGTAGAGAGAAAAATACCATTGGCTATGATTTTGACACGCCCGAGGTTATTCAAGAGGTGGATGTCGATTTGCACTATTTGTCGTTCGATGAAGCAGGTGCGCCGATCGGGACAGAGACGATCAATTGGACGATGGATTCAAAGGGTACAGTCCGTATGCTGCATTTAGCATGTATCATGATAGATGCATACAATAAAGGAAAGACTATCTTTATAGATGAATTTGATACAGCATTTCATGTGTCTATCTGCGAATTTTTAATGGCCATTATGAACAGCAAGCGTAATGTTACAAATCAATTTGTTGTCACAAGTCACGAAATTGATTTATTAGATCAGTCACTCCGTTCCGATCAAATATGGTTTGTGAATAAAAGCTTTAAAAATGAATCCGAGTTATACTCCTTATTTGATTTTGCAGATTTGCAGAAGAAACGTGGAGATATTTCCTATGCTAAGCGTTACTTAAAGGGAGAATTCGGGGCAACACCGGTTATTAATGAATATTTATCCGATCAATATTTAAAAGAAGTGGAGGTATCCGAGCAGTGA
- a CDS encoding RloB family protein, which yields MRVRQQGNRTLRKTILIYCEGETERIYFEQLRILKRSKMVSVKIKNVKRSAIKLAQHAYRDSSYQYFDEVWIVFDKDDLTEKQLEEVNDFCEENNIHIAYSNEAFELWLLLHFEEVDISEKYPRAVLNDKMEQHLGITRYFRHKADESVIAPIALRHEVAIKNCTDMMALRKTESRDNPYCNIHEMIKYIF from the coding sequence GTGAGAGTACGTCAACAAGGGAATCGAACACTGCGTAAAACAATTTTAATTTATTGTGAAGGTGAAACCGAACGCATTTATTTTGAGCAACTGCGTATTTTAAAGCGCTCCAAAATGGTAAGTGTCAAAATAAAAAACGTTAAGCGTTCGGCTATTAAGCTTGCCCAGCATGCCTATCGAGATTCAAGCTATCAATATTTTGATGAGGTTTGGATTGTTTTTGATAAGGATGATTTAACCGAAAAGCAATTAGAGGAAGTGAATGACTTTTGTGAGGAGAATAATATTCATATTGCCTATTCAAATGAAGCGTTCGAATTATGGCTACTGTTGCATTTTGAAGAGGTCGATATATCTGAAAAGTATCCTCGTGCAGTATTAAATGACAAGATGGAGCAGCATCTTGGAATAACACGTTATTTTCGTCATAAAGCGGATGAGTCAGTCATTGCACCTATCGCACTTCGACATGAGGTTGCTATTAAAAATTGCACAGATATGATGGCACTTCGCAAGACAGAAAGCCGTGACAATCCTTATTGCAACATACATGAAATGATAAAATACATATTTTAA
- a CDS encoding YjjG family noncanonical pyrimidine nucleotidase codes for MKKYQTLLFDVDDTLLDFKAAERTALHLLFEEQKIPLTDEITAHYKTINQGLWKSFEEGKIDRDEVVNTRFSILFEEYGQKVDGSLFEQNYRSYLEEGDQLIRGAFELIQDLQSEYDLYIVTNGVSKTQDKRLRNSGLHSFFKDIFVSEDTGYQKPMKAYFDYVFARIPNFSVEKGLIIGDSLSADIKGGQLAGLDTCWFNSAKKPNHTGIVPTYEIQSLNELYQILR; via the coding sequence ATGAAGAAATATCAAACATTACTATTTGATGTAGACGATACATTATTAGATTTTAAAGCAGCTGAGAGAACGGCGTTACATTTACTCTTTGAGGAACAAAAAATCCCTTTAACTGATGAAATTACAGCACATTATAAAACAATAAATCAAGGCCTGTGGAAATCCTTTGAAGAAGGAAAAATAGACCGAGATGAGGTAGTGAATACTCGATTTTCAATTTTATTTGAGGAGTACGGCCAAAAAGTTGATGGATCTTTGTTTGAACAGAATTATCGTAGTTATTTAGAAGAAGGGGATCAGCTTATTCGTGGAGCCTTTGAACTAATACAAGATCTCCAAAGCGAATATGATTTATATATTGTTACAAACGGTGTTTCCAAAACACAAGATAAACGCCTGCGTAATTCGGGGTTACATTCATTCTTTAAGGATATTTTTGTTTCAGAAGACACGGGCTATCAAAAGCCAATGAAGGCATACTTCGATTATGTTTTTGCACGAATTCCTAATTTTTCTGTGGAGAAAGGTTTAATTATCGGTGATTCCTTAAGTGCGGATATTAAAGGAGGACAGTTAGCAGGATTAGATACATGTTGGTTTAATTCTGCAAAGAAACCGAATCATACTGGAATTGTACCGACTTATGAAATACAAAGTCTTAATGAGCTGTATCAAATTTTACGATAA
- a CDS encoding glycerol-3-phosphate responsive antiterminator, producing MNFNNQQIIPAARTVKQFDEILNSRFEYIVLLEVHISLLMSIKREADRNGKKLIIHADLIHGLKTDNFAADFLCNDIRPAGIISTRSNMLIKAKARGIIAIQRVFLIDTIALEKSFSMIESAKPDYIELLPGIIPSMISEVHQRTKIPVITGGLVRTAESIEEALSAGAVAITTSNKNLWENFQKYC from the coding sequence ATGAATTTCAATAATCAACAAATTATTCCCGCTGCACGAACAGTGAAGCAATTTGATGAAATATTAAATAGTCGATTCGAATACATTGTTCTATTAGAAGTGCATATTAGTTTGCTCATGTCGATAAAACGAGAGGCGGATCGGAACGGTAAAAAATTAATTATTCATGCAGATTTAATTCATGGCTTAAAAACGGATAACTTTGCAGCTGATTTTTTATGTAATGATATCCGTCCGGCAGGAATAATTTCCACTCGCTCTAATATGTTAATAAAAGCAAAAGCTCGTGGGATTATTGCTATTCAGCGTGTCTTTTTAATTGATACGATCGCGCTTGAAAAAAGCTTTTCAATGATTGAATCAGCAAAGCCAGATTATATTGAATTATTACCAGGTATCATTCCTTCTATGATTTCAGAAGTGCACCAGCGTACAAAAATTCCTGTTATTACAGGTGGACTAGTCCGCACGGCTGAAAGTATAGAGGAGGCTTTATCAGCTGGAGCAGTAGCGATTACAACTTCAAATAAGAACTTGTGGGAAAATTTCCAAAAATATTGTTGA
- a CDS encoding MIP/aquaporin family protein, producing the protein MSTFTAELVGTMILILFGGGVVAGVSLHKSKGFGGGWVVITFAWGLGVAMAAYAVGGISGAHLNPALTIALATIGNFPWEDVPTYIAAQLIGAFLGAVLVYFMYLPHWKGTKDPEAKLAVFSTMPAIKHPLSNLISEMIGTFILVLGILALGTNTITDGLNPFLVGMLIVVIGMALGGPTGYAINPARDLGPRIAHFFLPIPGKRDSGWSYAWVPVVGPIIGGTFGALFFQQVFEGENSIAFWILAIIVVIIFISAQMTVKNVKSEA; encoded by the coding sequence ATGTCAACATTTACAGCTGAACTTGTCGGCACGATGATTCTTATTTTATTCGGTGGTGGCGTTGTTGCAGGTGTATCACTGCACAAATCGAAAGGTTTTGGTGGTGGATGGGTAGTGATTACATTCGCTTGGGGTCTAGGCGTGGCTATGGCTGCATATGCTGTTGGTGGTATTAGTGGGGCTCATTTAAACCCTGCATTAACGATCGCACTTGCTACAATTGGTAATTTCCCATGGGAAGACGTGCCTACTTACATTGCTGCACAATTGATTGGTGCATTTTTAGGTGCGGTACTCGTTTATTTTATGTATTTACCACATTGGAAGGGTACGAAAGATCCGGAAGCAAAACTGGCTGTATTTTCTACAATGCCTGCTATTAAACATCCATTATCAAATTTAATTTCAGAAATGATTGGTACATTTATACTTGTTTTAGGTATTCTAGCATTAGGTACAAATACAATTACTGATGGCCTGAATCCATTTTTAGTTGGTATGTTAATTGTAGTCATCGGGATGGCATTAGGAGGTCCTACTGGTTATGCAATTAACCCTGCTCGTGATTTAGGTCCAAGAATTGCTCACTTTTTCTTACCAATTCCAGGTAAACGTGACTCAGGATGGTCATATGCATGGGTTCCGGTAGTTGGTCCAATTATCGGTGGTACATTTGGTGCCCTATTTTTCCAACAAGTTTTTGAGGGGGAAAATAGTATCGCATTTTGGATACTAGCTATTATCGTAGTTATTATTTTTATCAGTGCTCAAATGACAGTGAAAAATGTTAAAAGTGAAGCGTAA
- the lpdA gene encoding dihydrolipoyl dehydrogenase produces MEKFDIAIIGAGPGGYVAAIHAAKSGKKVALVERDKVGGACYNVGCIPSKILLEHSKLMQEIKRGNDWGIETPTVNVDFPRLMKRKDAIINELLTNIEGYILSNQITFYRGEAVVAKDLTVTVGNETFTATDIILATGSKPFVPPFKGLETSSYYTTDTFFGMEELPKQLTIIGGGVIAVEMAFSLAPLGTKVTMLNHSEDILQTEEPDARPIIREKMKKLGIELVTDFQFEHFNGNEIHTSKGIYTYENLLFATGRRPNTEIAQQFGLAFDGRLIAVNEHLETSQPHIYAIGDLVGGYQLAHSASAEGIHVVDYILGNKPALIDQTSIPRCVYTHPEIATFGLLEEQVKEPYTVTQMPLHTNPKALMEGNTEGFIKLVATKEGRILGACVVADGATEMLNAILATKNAGGTAQTLANMIFPHPTVSEHIGDAAKAIFDKAIHD; encoded by the coding sequence GTGGAAAAATTTGATATTGCAATTATTGGTGCAGGTCCTGGGGGATATGTTGCAGCCATTCATGCAGCCAAAAGTGGTAAGAAGGTCGCTTTAGTAGAGCGTGATAAAGTTGGAGGGGCCTGCTATAATGTCGGCTGTATTCCTTCGAAAATTTTATTGGAGCATAGTAAGCTCATGCAAGAAATAAAACGTGGTAATGACTGGGGTATTGAAACTCCTACAGTAAATGTGGATTTTCCGCGATTGATGAAACGTAAAGATGCTATTATTAACGAGCTTTTAACGAATATTGAGGGATATATTTTGAGCAATCAAATTACCTTCTATCGAGGAGAAGCGGTGGTAGCTAAGGATTTAACAGTAACTGTAGGAAATGAGACCTTTACTGCAACGGATATTATTTTGGCAACCGGAAGTAAACCATTCGTACCACCGTTTAAAGGTTTAGAGACGTCTTCATATTATACAACGGATACATTTTTTGGTATGGAGGAACTTCCTAAGCAGTTAACAATAATCGGTGGTGGCGTTATTGCAGTGGAGATGGCATTTAGCTTAGCACCACTTGGAACGAAGGTGACGATGCTCAATCATAGTGAGGATATTTTACAGACTGAAGAGCCGGATGCACGACCGATTATTCGAGAAAAGATGAAAAAACTTGGTATTGAGCTTGTGACAGATTTCCAATTTGAGCATTTTAATGGCAATGAAATTCATACATCTAAAGGAATTTATACATATGAAAATCTTTTATTTGCAACAGGTCGGCGCCCAAATACAGAAATAGCTCAGCAATTTGGTCTAGCATTCGATGGTCGATTGATTGCTGTCAATGAGCATCTTGAAACGAGTCAACCACACATTTATGCCATAGGCGACTTAGTTGGTGGTTACCAGCTAGCACATTCAGCGAGCGCAGAAGGAATTCATGTTGTGGATTATATTTTAGGAAATAAGCCAGCACTGATTGATCAAACATCGATTCCTCGCTGCGTTTATACACATCCTGAAATTGCGACATTTGGTTTACTGGAAGAGCAGGTTAAAGAACCTTATACGGTGACTCAAATGCCTTTACATACAAACCCTAAGGCATTAATGGAAGGAAATACAGAGGGCTTTATTAAGCTCGTTGCGACAAAGGAAGGTCGTATTTTAGGAGCATGTGTTGTTGCTGATGGGGCAACAGAAATGTTAAATGCCATTTTAGCTACTAAAAATGCTGGTGGCACTGCCCAGACTCTCGCAAATATGATTTTCCCACATCCTACAGTATCAGAGCATATTGGGGATGCTGCAAAAGCTATTTTTGATAAAGCCATTCACGATTAA
- a CDS encoding catalase: MKGDCVDNSKSNQRENLDENAKDQQLEQFRVDNDGKKMTTNQGLKVSNDEDSLKAGIRGPTIMEDFHFREKITHFDHERIPERVVHARGFAAHGEFELYESMTDYTRASFLQDPKKKTPVFVRFSTVVGSLGSMDTARDVRGFATKFYTDEGNYDLVGNNIPVFFIQDAIKFPDLIHAVKPEPHNEMPQAASAHDTFWDFVANNQEIAHMIMWHMSDRAIPRSFRMMEGFGVHAFRFVNDKGKSRFVKFHWKPVLGVHSLVWDEAQIIAGKDPDFQRRDLWESIEIGDYPEYELGVQMLEPEDEFKFDFDILDATKLWPEEIVPVKKIGKMTLNRNVDNVFAETEQVAFHPGNVVPGIDFTNDPLLQGRLFSYLDTQLIRLGGPNFSEIPINRPVCPFHNNQRNGFSRQTINVGRVSYHKNSLANNTPSTSTAREGGFVHYEEKVEGRITRARSKSFDNHFSQARLFWNSMSPPEKQHIIDAFSFEVGKVKSKSVRQQVVDMFVRVDKAMATTVADNIGVNRPKGEQINVTLSSPALSQANTIKVPQTLKVGVLIGDGFDANEVGEVLKFLTRQGVRYSIISDRLGIVTSSDGIQLTASDTFITTDAVLFDSLYVVGVKAKNQAKFNSHIVNYINESYRHYKPIGIATSGTIFFNMSNANVGPGIVLATGDKNFAKKFVNAIAQQRFWQRNIY; encoded by the coding sequence ATGAAAGGGGATTGCGTGGATAACTCTAAGTCGAATCAGCGCGAAAATTTAGACGAGAATGCAAAGGATCAGCAGCTAGAGCAGTTTCGTGTCGATAATGATGGGAAAAAGATGACGACGAATCAGGGGTTAAAAGTTTCGAATGATGAGGATTCGCTGAAGGCTGGGATTCGTGGACCAACCATTATGGAGGATTTTCATTTTCGAGAAAAAATAACACATTTTGACCATGAACGTATTCCAGAACGTGTTGTACATGCAAGGGGCTTTGCGGCACATGGGGAATTTGAGCTGTATGAGTCAATGACAGATTATACAAGGGCAAGCTTTTTACAGGACCCAAAAAAGAAAACACCTGTTTTTGTAAGATTCTCGACTGTGGTTGGAAGTTTAGGGTCAATGGATACTGCACGTGATGTTCGTGGTTTTGCGACGAAGTTTTACACGGATGAAGGCAATTATGATTTAGTTGGTAATAATATACCTGTTTTTTTTATTCAGGATGCCATTAAGTTTCCTGATTTAATTCACGCGGTAAAGCCTGAGCCTCACAATGAAATGCCACAAGCAGCCTCAGCGCACGATACATTTTGGGATTTTGTGGCGAACAATCAGGAAATTGCGCATATGATTATGTGGCATATGTCTGATCGAGCAATACCTAGAAGTTTTCGAATGATGGAAGGCTTCGGTGTTCATGCTTTCCGTTTCGTCAATGATAAAGGAAAGTCGAGATTTGTGAAATTTCATTGGAAGCCTGTGTTAGGTGTTCATTCACTCGTTTGGGATGAAGCGCAAATCATTGCTGGAAAGGATCCGGATTTTCAACGACGTGATTTATGGGAATCAATTGAGATTGGCGATTATCCAGAATATGAGCTTGGTGTACAAATGCTTGAACCAGAGGACGAATTTAAATTTGATTTTGATATTTTGGATGCAACAAAGCTTTGGCCTGAAGAGATAGTGCCAGTTAAAAAGATTGGAAAAATGACCTTGAACCGTAATGTGGATAATGTTTTCGCTGAAACAGAGCAAGTCGCCTTCCACCCTGGAAATGTTGTACCAGGCATAGATTTTACAAATGATCCACTTTTGCAAGGGAGGCTATTTTCTTATTTAGATACACAGCTAATACGTCTAGGGGGACCAAACTTTTCTGAAATCCCGATTAACCGACCCGTTTGTCCATTTCATAACAATCAGCGCAATGGCTTTAGTCGGCAAACAATTAATGTAGGAAGAGTGAGCTATCATAAAAATTCCTTGGCCAATAATACACCATCAACATCTACTGCAAGGGAAGGTGGCTTTGTCCATTATGAAGAAAAGGTTGAAGGACGTATCACACGAGCACGGAGTAAATCGTTTGATAATCATTTTTCACAGGCAAGGCTGTTTTGGAATAGTATGTCACCTCCTGAAAAACAGCACATCATTGATGCCTTTAGCTTTGAGGTAGGGAAGGTAAAAAGTAAGTCCGTTCGCCAACAGGTGGTCGATATGTTTGTCCGTGTTGATAAAGCAATGGCAACGACTGTGGCCGATAATATTGGTGTTAATCGTCCAAAAGGAGAGCAAATAAATGTCACGCTATCCTCACCTGCCCTCAGCCAGGCTAATACAATAAAAGTACCTCAGACACTTAAGGTAGGCGTGTTAATAGGTGATGGATTTGACGCAAATGAAGTTGGAGAAGTGCTGAAATTTTTAACAAGACAGGGTGTTCGATACAGTATTATTTCCGACAGATTAGGGATTGTTACTAGCAGTGATGGCATACAGTTAACGGCAAGTGACACATTTATTACTACTGATGCGGTACTATTTGACTCGTTATATGTTGTAGGCGTAAAAGCAAAGAATCAGGCAAAATTTAATTCGCATATTGTTAATTACATCAATGAATCATATAGACATTATAAACCGATTGGCATAGCTACATCTGGAACGATATTTTTCAATATGTCTAATGCCAATGTAGGGCCAGGAATTGTGTTGGCAACTGGCGATAAAAATTTTGCTAAAAAATTTGTAAATGCCATTGCCCAACAACGCTTTTGGCAACGAAATATTTATTAA
- a CDS encoding glycerol-3-phosphate dehydrogenase/oxidase has translation MSTASATQRQQTIEELQSKEYDLLVIGGGITGCGIALDAIARGLSVALVEMQDFAAGTSSRSTKLVHGGLRYLKQFEIKEVAELGKERAIVYENGPHVTTPVWMLLPFHKGGTFGKFSTNVGLRVYDFLAGVKRSERRYMLNPAKTMEKEPLVKAKELRGGGVYVEYRTDDARLTVEVAKAAIEKGATLINYTKAENFLYNEEKKINGIVVQDLIAHNAFNIRAKKVVNAAGPWVDEVRTIEGKQNGKHLILSKGVHIVFDESKFPLRQAVYFDTPDGRMVFAIPRNGKTYVGTTDTFYEGDAREMNIHQEDRDYIMKAIHYMFPKVKVTDADIESSWAGVRPLIHEEGKNPSEISRKDEVWESPSGLVTIAGGKLTGYRKMAETVLNKIAQDLEKRFGISSKPCHTKNIQISGGDVGGSQNLDAFVSKRTKMGVDIGLSEEEAKHLAHHYGSNVDTVFEYAKEKHPVLPQGLYAQLLYGIHHEMVVHPNDFMIRRTAYMFFNIDLVKQYKDAILDEMAKQLQWSPEQRTQYEKDLNLEITRATTAL, from the coding sequence ATGAGTACGGCTTCAGCAACACAACGTCAACAAACGATTGAAGAATTACAAAGTAAAGAATACGATTTATTGGTGATTGGTGGCGGTATTACAGGTTGTGGTATCGCACTTGATGCAATTGCTCGTGGACTATCTGTAGCGTTAGTTGAAATGCAAGACTTCGCTGCTGGGACTTCTAGTCGTTCGACAAAATTAGTGCACGGTGGACTTCGTTATTTAAAACAATTTGAAATAAAAGAGGTTGCAGAATTAGGGAAAGAGCGTGCGATCGTTTATGAAAATGGACCACATGTAACAACGCCGGTTTGGATGTTACTTCCATTCCACAAAGGAGGCACATTCGGTAAATTCTCAACGAATGTTGGCTTACGTGTCTATGATTTTTTAGCAGGGGTTAAACGTTCTGAGCGTCGATATATGTTAAATCCCGCAAAAACGATGGAAAAAGAACCTTTGGTCAAAGCTAAGGAATTACGTGGCGGTGGTGTATATGTAGAATATCGTACAGATGATGCACGTTTGACAGTCGAAGTTGCTAAAGCTGCTATTGAAAAAGGTGCTACACTCATTAACTATACAAAGGCAGAAAACTTTTTATACAATGAAGAAAAGAAAATTAATGGTATCGTAGTACAAGATTTGATTGCCCATAACGCATTTAATATTCGTGCAAAAAAAGTTGTGAATGCTGCTGGTCCATGGGTAGATGAAGTTCGTACTATTGAAGGGAAACAAAATGGTAAGCACTTAATTTTATCAAAAGGTGTGCACATCGTTTTTGATGAATCAAAATTTCCACTACGTCAAGCTGTCTATTTTGATACACCTGATGGTCGTATGGTGTTTGCGATTCCTCGAAATGGGAAAACGTATGTTGGAACAACAGATACATTTTACGAAGGCGATGCCCGTGAAATGAATATCCATCAAGAAGATCGTGATTATATTATGAAGGCAATTCATTATATGTTCCCAAAAGTTAAAGTCACTGATGCAGATATCGAATCTAGCTGGGCAGGTGTACGCCCATTAATTCATGAGGAAGGTAAAAATCCATCTGAAATTTCTCGTAAGGACGAAGTATGGGAATCACCTTCGGGTCTTGTGACAATCGCTGGCGGTAAATTAACAGGTTATCGTAAAATGGCTGAAACAGTTTTAAATAAGATTGCCCAAGATTTAGAGAAACGCTTTGGGATTTCATCAAAACCATGTCATACAAAGAATATTCAAATATCTGGTGGAGATGTTGGAGGCTCCCAAAACTTAGATGCCTTCGTGTCAAAACGAACAAAAATGGGTGTCGATATCGGATTATCAGAAGAGGAAGCAAAACATTTAGCACATCATTACGGTTCTAATGTGGACACAGTTTTTGAATATGCCAAAGAAAAGCATCCTGTTTTACCACAAGGGCTATATGCTCAGCTACTGTATGGTATTCATCATGAAATGGTTGTTCATCCAAACGACTTTATGATTCGTCGTACAGCATATATGTTCTTTAATATCGACCTTGTAAAACAATATAAAGATGCGATATTAGATGAAATGGCAAAACAATTACAATGGTCTCCTGAACAACGTACACAATATGAAAAAGATTTAAATTTAGAAATAACAAGAGCTACTACTGCATTATAA